In Rhodobacter xanthinilyticus, a single window of DNA contains:
- a CDS encoding SDR family oxidoreductase, with the protein MDLGIRGKRAIVCAGSKGLGRGCAEALAEAGVEIVLNARGAEALTRTAAEISARYGVTVTPVAADITTEAGRAEVLAAAGGAVDILVNNAGGPPPGLWSDWSREDFLRAIEGNMLTPIAMIQALVPGMMARGWGRVVNITSAAVRAPIAPLGLSNTARTGLTGFVAGTARQVAPAGVTINNLLPGMHGTDRMAALDGPVAAAEGITMEEAAARRAATIPVGRYGTAAEFGATCAFLCSAHAGFIVGQNILADGGATNLTL; encoded by the coding sequence ATGGATCTGGGGATCAGGGGCAAGCGCGCGATCGTCTGTGCGGGCTCGAAGGGGCTTGGGCGGGGCTGCGCCGAGGCGCTGGCCGAGGCGGGGGTCGAGATCGTGCTCAACGCGCGCGGCGCCGAGGCGCTCACCCGCACCGCCGCGGAGATTTCCGCGCGTTACGGCGTCACCGTCACCCCGGTCGCGGCCGATATCACCACCGAGGCCGGGCGCGCCGAGGTGCTCGCGGCGGCGGGCGGCGCGGTCGATATCCTCGTCAACAACGCCGGCGGCCCGCCGCCCGGGCTCTGGAGCGACTGGTCGCGGGAGGATTTCCTGCGCGCGATCGAGGGCAACATGCTCACGCCGATCGCGATGATCCAGGCGCTGGTGCCCGGGATGATGGCGCGCGGCTGGGGGCGGGTGGTCAATATCACCTCGGCGGCGGTGCGCGCGCCGATTGCGCCGCTGGGCCTGTCGAATACCGCGCGCACGGGGCTCACCGGCTTTGTCGCCGGCACCGCGCGGCAGGTGGCGCCCGCGGGGGTGACGATCAACAACCTCTTGCCCGGCATGCATGGCACCGACCGGATGGCCGCGCTCGACGGGCCGGTGGCGGCGGCCGAGGGGATCACGATGGAAGAGGCCGCCGCGCGGCGCGCCGCCACGATCCCGGTGGGGCGCTATGGCACCGCGGCCGAATTCGGCGCGACCTGTGCGTTTCTGTGCTCGGCCCATGCGGGTTTCATCGTCGGGCAGAATATCCTCGCCGATGGCGGGGCGACGAACCTCACCCTGTAA
- a CDS encoding Hint domain-containing protein — MSSASPLPAQAVHVFDADLIWVTSGANQGDGLEPAENCEAGDVYQLDAEAETLRILLATGADGAQTIAQGSEIGLPGDRVSLVARHVMMAPDGDTVDILLIRHEESHRLFALPLSPIAPRMDYTLLEAHEDPGTVRLSDLVCVAFTTGTLITMAGGAQAPIETLSPGDRVLTRDNGPQPLRVVARATMRALGSFAPVVISAGTLGNEGDLVVSPHHRVFLYRRGEKRLGETAEILVQAKHLVDGEHVWRREGGYVDYYALVFDHHEIIYAEGIPVESLMVSEATLSMMPEELTSEIRARLPDLKHAPHFGTEAGRELLETVGREALFRKKE, encoded by the coding sequence ATGTCTTCCGCCTCCCCCCTCCCCGCTCAGGCCGTCCATGTCTTTGACGCCGATCTGATCTGGGTGACGTCCGGCGCCAATCAGGGCGACGGGCTGGAGCCGGCGGAGAATTGCGAGGCGGGCGATGTCTATCAGCTCGACGCCGAGGCCGAGACGCTGCGGATCTTGCTTGCGACCGGGGCGGACGGCGCGCAGACCATCGCGCAGGGCTCCGAGATCGGGCTGCCGGGCGACCGGGTGAGCCTGGTGGCGCGCCATGTGATGATGGCGCCCGATGGCGATACGGTCGATATCTTGTTGATCCGCCACGAGGAAAGTCATCGTCTCTTCGCGCTGCCGCTCTCGCCGATCGCGCCGCGGATGGATTACACGCTGCTCGAGGCGCATGAGGACCCGGGCACGGTGCGGCTTTCCGATCTCGTCTGCGTGGCGTTCACCACCGGCACGTTGATCACCATGGCGGGCGGCGCGCAGGCCCCGATCGAGACGCTTTCCCCCGGCGACCGGGTGCTGACGCGTGACAACGGGCCCCAGCCGCTGCGGGTGGTGGCGCGGGCGACGATGCGCGCGCTCGGCTCCTTCGCGCCGGTGGTGATCTCGGCCGGCACGCTGGGCAATGAGGGCGATCTGGTGGTCTCGCCGCATCACCGGGTGTTTCTCTATCGGCGCGGCGAGAAGCGGCTTGGCGAGACCGCCGAGATCCTCGTTCAGGCCAAGCATCTCGTCGATGGCGAGCATGTCTGGCGGCGCGAGGGCGGCTATGTCGATTATTATGCGTTGGTTTTCGATCATCATGAGATCATCTATGCCGAGGGGATCCCGGTCGAGAGCCTGATGGTCTCGGAGGCGACGCTGAGCATGATGCCCGAGGAGCTGACCTCGGAGATCCGCGCGCGGCTGCCCGATCTCAAACATGCGCCGCATTTCGGCACCGAAGCCGGGCGCGAATTGCTCGAGACGGTGGGGCGTGAGGCGCTGTTTCGCAAGAAGGAGTGA
- a CDS encoding peptide chain release factor 3 yields MTQNAALPPEIARRRTFAIISHPDAGKTTLTEKFLLFGGAIQMAGQVRAKGEARRTRSDFMKLEQERGISVSASAMSFEFRQYRFNLVDTPGHSDFSEDTYRTLTAVDAAIMVIDGAKGVESQTRKLFEVCRLRDLPILTFCNKMDRESRDTFEIIDEIQENLAIDVAPASWPIGMGREFVGCYDILHDRLELMDRADRNRVAESIKIEGLDDPKLAEHVPADLLAKLREEIEMARELLPAFDRRSFLEGHMTPIWFGSAINSFGVKELMDGMGEYGPEPQPQKAAERAIDAGEGKVTGFVFKVQANMDPKHRDRVAFVRLASGHFERGMKLTHVRSGKPMAVTNPVLFLAADRELAEEAWAGDIIGIPNHGQLRIGDALTEGEKLRFTGIPSFAPELLQAVRSTDPMKGKHLEKALMQFAEEGAAKVFKPMIGSGFIVGVVGALQFDVLASRIEIEYGIPVRFESSQFTSARWVTGPKDVVDKLVNVNKQHIATDHDGDIVFLTRLQWDIDRVVRDYEGVKLSATKEMMQ; encoded by the coding sequence ATGACCCAGAACGCCGCCCTCCCGCCCGAAATCGCCCGCCGCCGGACCTTTGCGATCATCTCGCACCCCGACGCCGGCAAGACCACGCTGACCGAAAAGTTCCTGCTCTTCGGGGGCGCGATCCAGATGGCCGGTCAGGTGCGCGCCAAGGGCGAGGCGCGGCGCACGCGCTCGGATTTCATGAAGCTCGAGCAGGAGCGCGGGATCTCGGTCTCGGCCTCGGCGATGAGCTTCGAGTTCCGCCAGTATCGCTTCAATCTGGTCGACACGCCCGGCCACTCGGATTTCTCCGAGGACACCTATCGCACGCTGACCGCGGTCGACGCCGCGATCATGGTGATCGACGGGGCGAAGGGCGTGGAAAGCCAGACCCGCAAGCTCTTCGAGGTCTGCCGGCTGCGCGATCTGCCGATCCTGACCTTCTGTAACAAGATGGACCGCGAGAGCCGCGACACCTTCGAGATCATCGACGAGATCCAGGAGAACCTGGCGATCGACGTGGCGCCGGCGAGCTGGCCGATCGGGATGGGGCGCGAGTTCGTGGGCTGCTACGACATCTTGCACGACCGGCTGGAGCTGATGGACCGGGCCGACCGCAACCGGGTGGCGGAGAGCATCAAGATCGAGGGGCTCGACGACCCCAAGCTCGCCGAACATGTGCCTGCCGATCTGCTCGCCAAGCTGCGCGAGGAGATCGAGATGGCGCGCGAGCTCCTGCCCGCCTTCGACCGGCGGAGCTTCCTCGAGGGCCATATGACGCCGATCTGGTTCGGCTCGGCGATCAACTCCTTTGGCGTCAAGGAGCTGATGGACGGGATGGGCGAATACGGCCCCGAGCCGCAGCCGCAAAAGGCCGCCGAACGCGCGATCGACGCGGGCGAGGGCAAGGTCACGGGCTTCGTCTTCAAGGTGCAGGCCAACATGGACCCCAAGCACCGCGACCGCGTGGCCTTCGTGCGCCTCGCCTCGGGCCATTTCGAGCGCGGCATGAAGCTCACCCATGTGCGCTCGGGCAAGCCGATGGCGGTGACGAACCCGGTGCTGTTCCTCGCTGCCGACCGCGAATTGGCCGAGGAGGCCTGGGCGGGCGACATCATCGGCATCCCGAACCACGGCCAGCTGCGCATCGGCGATGCGCTGACCGAGGGCGAGAAGCTGCGCTTCACCGGCATCCCGAGCTTCGCGCCGGAGCTCTTGCAAGCGGTGCGCTCGACCGACCCGATGAAGGGCAAGCATCTCGAGAAGGCGCTGATGCAATTCGCCGAGGAAGGCGCGGCCAAGGTCTTCAAGCCGATGATCGGCTCGGGCTTCATCGTGGGCGTCGTCGGCGCGCTGCAATTCGACGTGCTGGCGAGCCGGATCGAGATCGAATACGGGATCCCGGTGCGCTTCGAGAGCTCGCAATTCACCTCGGCGCGCTGGGTCACCGGGCCGAAGGACGTGGTCGACAAGCTCGTCAACGTCAACAAGCAGCATATCGCCACCGACCATGACGGCGACATCGTGTTCCTGACCCGCCTGCAATGGGATATCGACCGCGTGGTGCGCGATTACGAGGGCGTCAAGCTCTCGGCGACCAAGGAGATGATGCAGTGA
- a CDS encoding CTP synthase encodes MARYVFITGGVVSSLGKGLASAALGALLQARGFSVRLRKLDPYLNVDPGTMSPFEHGEVFVTDDGAETDLDLGHYERFTGVSARKTDSVSSGRIYSNVLEKERRGEYLGKTIQVIPHVTNEIKDWIAVGDDEVDFMLCEIGGTVGDIEGLPFFEAIRQFAQDRPRGQCIFMHLTLLPYLAASGELKTKPTQHSVKELRSIGLQPDVLVCRSEQPIPDKERAKIALFCNVRPDSVIPAYDLRSIYEAPLAYHRAGLDQAVLDAFGISPAPKPDMGRWEDVMDRLTNAEGEVRVAIVGKYVQLEDAYKSIAEALTHGGMANRVKVKAEWIDAEIFEREDPGPHLERFNAILVPGGFGERGTEGKIRAAQYAREKGIPYLGICLGMQMAVIEAARNLAGVTDAGSEEFDHEAGKKRFTPVVYHLKEWVQGNHRVERKLGDDKGGTMRLGAYSASLKEGSKVAEVYGTTEIEERHRHRYEVDIKYREQLEACGLVFSGMSPDGRLPEIVEHKGHPWFIGVQFHPELKSKPFAPHPLFADFVRAAKDQSRLV; translated from the coding sequence ATGGCGCGTTATGTCTTCATTACCGGCGGCGTTGTTTCGTCGCTCGGCAAGGGTCTGGCCTCGGCTGCCCTCGGTGCGCTCTTGCAAGCGCGCGGCTTTTCGGTCCGGCTGCGCAAGCTCGACCCCTATCTCAACGTCGATCCGGGCACGATGTCGCCCTTCGAACATGGCGAGGTCTTCGTCACCGATGACGGCGCCGAGACCGACCTCGACCTCGGCCATTACGAGCGCTTCACCGGCGTTTCGGCGCGCAAGACCGACTCGGTCTCCTCGGGGCGGATCTACTCGAACGTGCTCGAGAAGGAGCGCCGCGGCGAATATCTGGGCAAGACGATCCAGGTGATTCCGCATGTCACCAACGAGATCAAGGATTGGATCGCGGTCGGCGACGACGAGGTCGATTTCATGCTCTGCGAGATCGGCGGCACGGTCGGCGATATCGAGGGGCTGCCGTTCTTCGAGGCGATCCGCCAGTTCGCGCAGGACCGCCCGCGCGGCCAATGCATCTTCATGCATCTCACGCTCCTGCCCTATCTGGCGGCATCGGGCGAACTCAAGACCAAGCCCACCCAGCACTCGGTCAAGGAACTGCGCTCGATCGGGCTGCAACCCGATGTGCTCGTGTGCCGCTCCGAACAGCCGATCCCGGACAAGGAACGCGCCAAGATCGCGCTGTTCTGCAACGTCCGCCCCGATAGCGTGATCCCGGCCTATGACCTGCGCTCGATCTACGAGGCGCCGCTGGCCTATCACCGCGCCGGCCTCGATCAGGCGGTGCTCGACGCTTTCGGGATCTCGCCCGCGCCGAAGCCCGACATGGGCCGCTGGGAAGACGTGATGGACCGGCTGACCAACGCCGAGGGCGAGGTCCGCGTCGCGATCGTGGGCAAATATGTCCAGCTCGAGGATGCCTACAAATCGATCGCCGAGGCGCTGACCCATGGCGGCATGGCCAACCGCGTCAAGGTCAAGGCCGAGTGGATCGACGCCGAGATCTTCGAGCGCGAAGACCCCGGCCCGCATCTCGAGCGCTTCAACGCCATTCTGGTGCCCGGCGGCTTTGGCGAACGCGGCACCGAGGGCAAGATCCGCGCCGCGCAATATGCGCGCGAAAAGGGCATCCCCTATCTCGGCATCTGCCTCGGCATGCAGATGGCCGTGATCGAGGCGGCGCGCAACCTCGCCGGCGTGACCGACGCGGGCTCGGAGGAATTCGACCATGAGGCGGGCAAGAAACGCTTCACCCCGGTCGTCTACCACCTCAAGGAATGGGTGCAGGGCAACCACCGCGTCGAGCGCAAACTCGGCGACGACAAGGGCGGCACCATGCGCCTTGGCGCCTATTCGGCGAGCCTCAAGGAGGGCTCGAAAGTCGCCGAGGTCTACGGCACCACCGAGATCGAAGAGCGCCACCGCCACCGCTACGAAGTCGATATCAAATACCGCGAGCAGCTGGAAGCCTGCGGGCTGGTGTTCTCCGGCATGTCGCCCGATGGCCGCCTGCCCGAGATCGTCGAACACAAGGGCCACCCGTGGTTCATCGGCGTGCAGTTCCACCCCGAGCTGAAATCCAAACCCTTCGCGCCGCATCCGCTCTTTGCCGATTTCGTCCGCGCCGCGAAGGACCAAAGCCGCCTCGTCTGA
- the phaZ gene encoding polyhydroxyalkanoate depolymerase produces MKGIMSYDLMETIRNTNEWMGASARAMASYPIWGLTPHPMFKVMSAWGRVTERSFARMVIKPDWGIRSIPGEDGRDHLISVETVIDKPFGALIHFNVQGRAPMKRRILLVAPMSGHYATLLRSTVASLLPDAEVYVTDWHNARDIPVSAGKFDVEDYTLYLVEFMKHLGPDINVIAVCQPAPLTLAATAYLAEEEPAAQPRTLTLIGGPIDPDAAATEVTDFGRRVTMGQLEHMVIQRVGFKYKGAGRMVYPGLMQLASFISMNADKHSKAFQDKILAEAKGEGSERDHHNIFYDEYLAVMDMTAEFYLSTVERIFKGLEIAQNRFTVNGKRVDIGKITDVAVKTVEGANDDISAPGQCVAALRLCTGLPESKKAQHLEPGAGHYGIFAGSSWRNNIRPLVLEFIDQNADPAPSAKIAPIRAV; encoded by the coding sequence ATGAAGGGCATTATGAGTTACGACCTGATGGAAACCATCAGGAATACCAACGAGTGGATGGGTGCCTCCGCACGCGCCATGGCCTCCTACCCGATCTGGGGCCTGACGCCCCATCCGATGTTCAAGGTGATGTCGGCCTGGGGCCGCGTCACCGAGCGCAGCTTCGCGCGGATGGTGATCAAGCCCGACTGGGGGATCCGCTCGATCCCCGGCGAGGACGGGCGCGACCATCTGATCTCGGTCGAGACGGTGATCGACAAGCCCTTCGGCGCGCTGATCCATTTCAACGTGCAGGGCCGCGCGCCGATGAAGCGCCGGATCCTGCTCGTCGCGCCGATGTCGGGCCATTACGCCACGCTGCTGCGCTCGACGGTGGCGTCGCTGCTGCCCGACGCGGAGGTCTATGTCACCGATTGGCATAATGCGCGCGATATCCCTGTCTCGGCCGGCAAGTTCGATGTCGAAGATTACACGCTCTATCTTGTCGAATTCATGAAACACCTCGGCCCCGACATCAACGTCATCGCCGTGTGCCAGCCCGCGCCCCTGACGCTGGCCGCGACCGCCTATCTGGCCGAGGAAGAGCCCGCCGCCCAGCCCCGCACGCTGACCCTGATCGGCGGCCCGATCGACCCCGATGCCGCCGCCACCGAAGTCACCGATTTCGGCCGCCGCGTCACCATGGGCCAGCTCGAGCATATGGTCATCCAGCGCGTCGGCTTCAAATACAAGGGCGCCGGGCGGATGGTCTATCCGGGGCTGATGCAGCTCGCCTCCTTCATCTCGATGAATGCCGACAAACATTCCAAGGCCTTCCAGGACAAGATCCTCGCCGAGGCCAAGGGCGAAGGCTCCGAGCGCGATCACCACAACATCTTCTATGATGAATATCTCGCGGTGATGGACATGACGGCGGAATTCTACCTCTCCACCGTCGAGCGGATCTTCAAGGGCCTCGAGATCGCGCAGAACCGCTTCACCGTGAACGGCAAGCGCGTCGATATCGGCAAGATTACCGATGTCGCGGTGAAGACCGTCGAGGGCGCGAATGACGATATCTCGGCGCCGGGCCAATGCGTCGCGGCGCTGCGGCTGTGCACGGGCCTGCCCGAGAGCAAGAAGGCCCAGCATCTCGAGCCGGGCGCGGGCCATTACGGGATCTTCGCGGGCTCCTCGTGGCGCAACAACATCCGCCCGCTGGTGCTCGAGTTCATCGACCAGAACGCCGACCCCGCGCCCAGCGCCAAGATCGCGCCGATCCGCGCGGTCTGA
- the secG gene encoding preprotein translocase subunit SecG: MENVVLSVHLILALLLIGVVLLQRSEGGGLGMGGGSGVMTGRQAANALQKVTWALAGLFIVTSVTLTVLAAQKANQSSVVDAVAAPAPAEAPATPAAPAVELPPAASDAPVVPPAAN, from the coding sequence ATGGAAAACGTCGTTCTTTCGGTTCACCTGATCCTCGCGCTTTTGCTGATCGGCGTCGTGCTGCTGCAGCGCTCCGAGGGCGGCGGCCTTGGCATGGGCGGCGGCTCGGGCGTGATGACCGGGCGCCAGGCGGCCAATGCGCTGCAAAAGGTGACCTGGGCGCTCGCCGGGCTGTTCATCGTCACCTCGGTCACGCTGACCGTTCTGGCCGCGCAAAAGGCCAATCAGAGCTCGGTCGTCGATGCGGTGGCCGCGCCCGCGCCCGCCGAGGCGCCCGCCACCCCCGCCGCGCCGGCGGTGGAGCTGCCGCCCGCGGCCTCCGATGCGCCGGTGGTGCCGCCTGCGGCAAACTGA
- a CDS encoding ABC transporter ATP-binding protein, translated as MSLAETAPVPPAAPPEPPRLEVQNLTRIFDGQVVLDDVSFSIPAGQVTCLLGPSGCGKSTTLRIVAGVDMQDAGKIFVDGALVCDTVFRVPPERRAIGLMFQDFALFPHLSVAENVAFGLTGPRAEKRARVEELLARVRLSRHIDSYPHALSGGEQQRVALARALAPRPRILLMDEPFSGLDERLRDGIRDETLALLKEEGTAVLLVTHEPHEAMRMADQILLMRAGKIVQRGAPYNLYNAPADRAAAAFFSDINVIKGRVKGALTPTPFGDFLTPGHPDGTEIDIVIRPQHLKIDFDRAGRGPNPTVQDGTPARGVVERARFMGRESLVEFRMEANGEVLRATVPNVFLPKPGTPMWLMIRRDRCFVFPSQR; from the coding sequence GTGAGCCTTGCCGAAACCGCGCCCGTCCCGCCCGCCGCCCCGCCCGAGCCGCCGCGCCTCGAGGTCCAGAACCTCACGCGGATCTTCGACGGCCAGGTGGTGCTGGACGATGTGTCCTTCTCGATCCCGGCGGGGCAGGTGACCTGCCTGCTCGGCCCCTCGGGCTGCGGAAAATCGACCACGCTGCGGATCGTCGCGGGCGTCGACATGCAGGACGCGGGCAAGATCTTCGTCGACGGGGCGCTGGTGTGCGACACGGTCTTCCGGGTGCCGCCCGAGCGGCGCGCGATCGGGCTGATGTTTCAGGATTTCGCGCTCTTCCCGCATCTGAGCGTGGCGGAGAATGTGGCTTTCGGGCTCACCGGGCCGCGGGCGGAGAAACGCGCGCGGGTGGAGGAGCTGCTCGCGCGGGTGCGGCTTTCGCGCCATATCGACAGCTACCCCCATGCGCTTTCGGGGGGTGAGCAACAGCGGGTGGCGCTGGCGCGCGCGCTCGCGCCGCGGCCGCGGATCTTGCTGATGGATGAGCCGTTCTCGGGGCTCGACGAGCGGCTGCGCGACGGGATCCGCGACGAGACGCTGGCGCTTCTGAAGGAGGAGGGGACGGCGGTTCTCCTTGTCACGCATGAGCCGCATGAGGCGATGCGGATGGCGGATCAGATCCTGCTCATGCGCGCGGGCAAGATCGTGCAGCGCGGCGCGCCCTACAACCTTTACAACGCCCCGGCCGACCGCGCGGCGGCGGCGTTCTTCTCGGATATCAACGTGATCAAGGGCCGCGTCAAAGGCGCGCTGACCCCCACGCCCTTTGGCGATTTCCTGACGCCCGGCCACCCCGACGGCACCGAGATCGACATCGTGATCCGCCCGCAGCATCTCAAGATCGACTTCGACCGCGCCGGGCGCGGCCCGAACCCGACCGTGCAGGACGGCACGCCCGCGCGGGGCGTGGTCGAGCGCGCGCGTTTCATGGGCCGCGAGAGCCTTGTGGAGTTTCGCATGGAGGCCAATGGCGAGGTGCTGCGCGCCACCGTGCCCAATGTCTTCCTGCCCAAGCCCGGCACGCCGATGTGGCTGATGATCCGGCGCGACCGCTGTTTCGTCTTCCCCTCGCAGAGATGA
- the phaC gene encoding class I poly(R)-hydroxyalkanoic acid synthase, translating into MATTEDFAPAASQHFKDNLAKIEALTQRMVEALARKRTRQPGTEAPGMDLVMATSAAFLKELTTHPEKILEAQVNYWGQAMKHYVEASHALAQRGFKAPENAGPKDRRFTNPLWDTHPYFNFIKQQYLISSKALEEAVNNVEGLDPVDRKRLDYFTHQIIDMMAPTNFLATNPDALERAVETEGDSLVKGLENLVRDIEENQGDLLVTLSDKNAFKVGQNIGTAEGKVVFRNRMLELIQYSPTTETVHKTPLIVFPPWINKFYILDLKPANSLIRWIVDQGFTLFMVSWKNPDASYADVGMDDYVAEGYLAAINEVKQITGEKKVNAVGYCIAGTTLSLTLALMEKRKDKSVNAATFFTTLTDFSDQGEFTPLLQDDFVDGIEAQVKVDGVLSSYFMQRAFSFLRANDLIYTPAIRSYMMGEAPPAFDLLYWNGDSTNLPGKMAVEYLRGLCQDDRFSTKGFPVLGELVRISEVKTPLCAIACETDHIAPWIASFNGMAQMGSAEKTFILSESGHIAGIVNPPSKKKYGHYTSEAPITDPMAWKAAAVRHEGSWWPRWGAWLAERSGPMVPARQPGDAKHPPLCDAPGTYVGEVVRV; encoded by the coding sequence ATGGCAACTACTGAGGACTTTGCCCCCGCCGCATCGCAGCATTTCAAGGACAATCTGGCCAAGATCGAGGCTCTGACGCAACGCATGGTCGAGGCTCTCGCGCGCAAGCGCACGCGCCAGCCGGGCACCGAGGCGCCGGGGATGGATCTGGTGATGGCGACGAGCGCGGCCTTTCTCAAGGAGCTCACCACGCATCCCGAGAAGATCCTCGAGGCGCAGGTGAATTACTGGGGTCAGGCGATGAAGCATTACGTCGAGGCGAGCCATGCGCTCGCCCAGCGCGGCTTCAAGGCGCCGGAAAATGCCGGGCCGAAGGACCGCCGCTTCACCAACCCGCTCTGGGATACCCACCCCTATTTCAACTTCATCAAGCAACAATATCTGATCTCCTCGAAGGCGCTCGAGGAGGCGGTGAACAATGTCGAGGGGCTCGACCCGGTCGACCGCAAGCGGCTCGATTATTTCACCCATCAGATCATCGACATGATGGCGCCGACGAATTTCCTCGCGACCAACCCCGATGCGCTCGAGCGTGCGGTCGAGACCGAGGGCGACAGCCTGGTGAAGGGGCTGGAGAATCTGGTCCGCGACATCGAGGAGAACCAGGGCGACCTGCTCGTCACGCTCTCGGACAAGAACGCCTTCAAGGTCGGCCAGAACATCGGCACCGCCGAGGGCAAGGTGGTGTTTCGCAACCGCATGCTCGAGCTGATCCAATACAGCCCGACCACCGAGACGGTCCACAAGACGCCGCTGATCGTGTTCCCGCCGTGGATCAACAAGTTCTACATCCTCGATCTGAAGCCCGCCAATTCGCTGATTCGCTGGATCGTCGATCAGGGCTTCACGCTGTTCATGGTGAGCTGGAAGAACCCCGATGCGAGCTATGCCGATGTCGGCATGGACGATTATGTTGCCGAGGGCTATCTGGCCGCGATCAACGAGGTCAAGCAGATCACCGGCGAGAAGAAGGTCAACGCGGTCGGCTATTGCATCGCGGGCACCACGCTCTCGCTCACGCTCGCGCTGATGGAAAAGCGCAAGGACAAGTCGGTCAATGCCGCGACCTTCTTCACCACGCTGACCGATTTCTCCGATCAGGGCGAATTCACGCCGCTTTTGCAGGACGATTTCGTCGACGGGATCGAGGCGCAGGTGAAGGTCGACGGGGTGCTCTCGAGCTATTTCATGCAGCGCGCCTTCTCGTTCCTGCGCGCCAACGACCTGATCTACACGCCCGCGATCCGCTCCTACATGATGGGTGAGGCGCCGCCGGCCTTCGATCTGCTCTACTGGAACGGCGATTCGACCAACCTGCCGGGCAAGATGGCGGTCGAATATCTGCGCGGGCTGTGTCAGGACGACCGTTTCAGCACCAAGGGCTTCCCGGTGCTGGGCGAGCTGGTGCGGATCTCGGAGGTCAAGACGCCGCTCTGCGCGATCGCCTGCGAGACCGATCATATCGCGCCCTGGATCGCCTCGTTCAACGGCATGGCGCAGATGGGCTCGGCGGAAAAGACCTTCATCCTCTCGGAATCGGGCCATATCGCCGGCATCGTGAACCCGCCCTCGAAGAAGAAATACGGCCATTACACCTCCGAGGCGCCGATCACCGACCCGATGGCCTGGAAGGCGGCGGCGGTGCGCCATGAGGGCAGCTGGTGGCCGCGCTGGGGCGCCTGGCTTGCGGAGCGTTCGGGGCCGATGGTGCCCGCGCGCCAGCCGGGCGACGCCAAGCACCCGCCGCTGTGCGACGCGCCGGGGACCTATGTGGGCGAGGTCGTCCGCGTCTGA
- a CDS encoding Phasin, whose product MAKTQDFTKMMQDMMASMPIDASKFQDAFKSQAALGEKMAKVALDAAEKSTEISSKWAKDTLSKVGSLATKKEEPADYAKAVSDFASASAEMAAENLAAFAEVAKKVQMETVELMLAAGKDFSEDATAAVKKATEEVTAAAKKATSAATSK is encoded by the coding sequence ATGGCCAAGACCCAAGACTTCACCAAGATGATGCAAGACATGATGGCGTCGATGCCGATCGATGCCTCGAAATTCCAAGACGCGTTCAAGTCGCAAGCGGCGCTTGGCGAGAAGATGGCCAAGGTTGCCCTCGACGCCGCCGAGAAGTCGACCGAGATCTCGTCGAAATGGGCCAAGGACACGCTGAGCAAAGTCGGCTCGCTGGCCACCAAGAAAGAAGAGCCGGCGGATTACGCCAAAGCGGTGAGCGACTTCGCTTCGGCCTCGGCCGAGATGGCCGCTGAAAACCTCGCCGCCTTCGCCGAAGTCGCCAAGAAAGTTCAGATGGAAACCGTCGAGCTGATGCTGGCCGCCGGCAAGGATTTCTCGGAAGACGCGACCGCCGCGGTGAAGAAAGCCACCGAGGAAGTGACCGCTGCCGCGAAGAAGGCCACCTCGGCCGCGACCTCGAAGTAA
- the phaR gene encoding polyhydroxyalkanoate synthesis repressor PhaR produces MSDETKPLLIKRYASRRLYNTETSDYVTLEDIASFIRAGREVQIVDLKSGDDLTRQYLLQIIAEHESRGENVLPVDVLTDLVRSYTTSAQSVVPQFLAASFEMLREGQSQLMEQFSGFPNPMASMPGFEALQRQQQAFLKSMMAGWAPPGGSSGPEGEEAPAATQDREELAAIKKQLAELQSKLSKL; encoded by the coding sequence ATGAGCGATGAGACCAAGCCCCTGCTGATCAAGCGGTATGCGAGCCGCCGGCTCTACAACACCGAGACGAGCGATTATGTGACGCTCGAGGATATCGCGAGCTTCATCCGGGCGGGGCGCGAGGTGCAGATCGTCGATCTCAAATCGGGGGACGATCTGACGCGGCAATATCTGTTGCAGATCATCGCCGAGCATGAGAGCCGCGGCGAGAATGTGCTGCCGGTGGATGTGCTGACCGATCTGGTGCGCAGCTATACGACCTCGGCGCAATCGGTGGTGCCGCAATTCCTCGCGGCGAGTTTCGAGATGCTGCGCGAGGGGCAATCGCAGCTGATGGAGCAATTCTCCGGCTTCCCGAACCCGATGGCTTCGATGCCGGGGTTCGAGGCCTTGCAGCGTCAGCAACAGGCGTTCCTGAAATCCATGATGGCGGGCTGGGCGCCGCCGGGCGGGTCGAGCGGGCCGGAGGGCGAGGAGGCCCCCGCCGCGACGCAAGACCGCGAGGAGCTGGCCGCGATCAAGAAGCAACTCGCCGAGCTGCAATCGAAGCTCTCGAAGCTCTGA